One window from the genome of Cricetulus griseus strain 17A/GY chromosome 2, alternate assembly CriGri-PICRH-1.0, whole genome shotgun sequence encodes:
- the Casp8ap2 gene encoding CASP8-associated protein 2 isoform X4: MAADDDNGDGTGLFDVCPASPLKNNDEGSLDIYAGLDSAVSDSTAKSCVSFKNCLDLYEEILTEEGTAKEATYNDLQIEYGKCQVQMKELMKRFKEIQTQNLNLKNENQSLKKNISALIKTARVEINRKDEEINHLHQRLSEFPHFRNNHKAVRTKDSRSRSPHLDDCSKADHRVKSDVHKDVHPTTLQPNVEEEGKSNSEAQNPLHLSTGVEKHCTNNVWSRSHHQVGEGKTNEDNRRVKNGIRHSHCSRGTDRPQKDLNTSCSDSEPRDKEANSRLQGNPEKRGSSEGKAESKSSEIKSSTGLGYKSERSASSWEKETSRERSHTRVESQNDKNLDRQNERLHNMHRKELQSQDKAERKGDVKFKPGEDQGHRGRVERALPPHSKNDTKYGFSKYHPEERRGREDCKRDRGMSSHGFQDRRCSSSLSSNRSSKYMHSKEASVSHQWENTSFKAERHRTEDRRKREREKEESRHVKNDKKSPTEYLQRTNKEAKKSTTDLKRQTEPKNGKGEVSNDEVSKGTGNKECTRKVERGPNEVKSKDLKLSFMEKLNLTLSPAKKQPVCQDNQHQITGVPKPNGMCDSQSSEKTETVACLPSVSKLSTEETKSELPKEALPATSELRISTAENKMKEENRLLVKSVENTVPCEMLVCDTEISFPASAEIEQTRPLLPSMEGEEAGGGARASASVVIDILPGHASEDLGRELKTIGHNDLDSCDISEGVKMKVVLSPKAAVASESLLQPLVEESGITLVNCLGDNNPKLESSLEDIPMVENKPCPLDPCLPKETFVPSPQKTELMDHKIETGESNSIYQDDDNSVLSIDFNHLRPIPEAISPLNSPVRPVAKVLSMETPCVTSQYDNSHKDEFPSNSTHSTFKNLSDLNKENKKPVPKFDKCSEADSRKNVSLDELEDGEIRSDDEKSVAQKHLEKSARPRTSAEVQLGKSSPGNRRSTAHVHKDHKRTVVKLSQDSITSGKRPNESRSSGTERKSKTVSVSSLEKILPLILVPSSVWDVMHMLWMLGKHVRKSYMKFKMKFSLRQFHRIIESAISTFTSLIKYLDLSKICKSVSTVQKSLCEVIESNLKQVKKNGIVDRLFEQQQPDMKRKLWKFVDEQLDYLFEKLKKILVKFCDSVNFGSDNSEGKLGKKYKQRTQHSNCHKGNIINSKEIQREKVLKSENTVNFKSSLRCENFEEKHQDQNNTSSSTVKHDVKRSLSTCPDNTKNSECKEQFLEVNCPSTPKPGKNEGNTMEETHVLQHAGAKPERSFEILTEQQASSLTFNLVSDAQMGEIFKSLLQGSDLLDTGVNGTEKTEWELKTPEKQLLESLKCESAPACTTEELVSEGASPCPKVISDDNWSLLSSEKGPSLSSGLSLPVHPDVLDESCMFEVSSNLALSKDSVYSSEKSKPCISSILLEDLAVSLTVPSPLKSDGHLSFLKPEVLSTSTPEEVISAHFSEDALLEEEDASEQDIHLALESDNSSSKSSCSSWTSRSVAPGFQYHPNLPMHAVIMEKSNDHFIVKIRRAAPSTSPSLKHGMIAEESLTSLPRIEKEADVATEKEPTPFQNTVFKSVEDLDNCDKNVDNSKPTHEEQNSIVQTQVPDIYEFLKDASSKVGHCDQVVDDCFKLHEVWEPKVSENIQELPSMEKIPLSADNLPDTHIDLTKDSATETKNLGELMEVTVLDIDHLECSGTNLDQDAQLIGSSLQPDTIDAFIDLTHDTSNEGKNEGSEPVLAGEGLECQVICIDEDNPKEAKMERASSPAECFVEETCIDLTPESPGSCEIKRHALKSEPPSNLNCLELPGTLGNFQKKRKNSPVLNHSSQKKQRKETDLNSNEKTKRLSQNSDRTGDAHRKQASKKRESAVNDNTSLSPEASLGVKGSATALATFPTSLSAKNVIKKKGEIIVSWTRNDDREILLECQKRMPSLKTFTYLAVKLNKNPNQVSERFQQLKKLFEKSKCR, from the exons ATGGCAGCAGATGATGACAATGGTGATGGAACGGGTTTATTTGATGTCTGTCCTG CCTCTCctcttaaaaataatgatgaagGCTCATTGGACATTTATGCTGGGTTGGACAGTGCTGTTTCTG acagTACTGCTAAATCCTGCGTATCATTCAAAAACTGTTTAGATTTGTACGAAGAGATCCTGACTGAAGAAGGAACTGCAAAGGAAGCAACCTACAATGAC TTGCAGATAGAATATGGCAAATGTCAGGTGCAAATGAAAGAGCTGATGAAAAGGTTTAAGGAAATACAGACACAG AACTtgaacttaaaaaatgaaaaccagtctCTTAAGAAGAATATCTCAGCACTGATCAAAACTGCCAGAGTGGAGATAAACCGTAAGGATGAAGAGATAAATCATCTTCACCAAAG ATTGTCTGAGTTCCCACACTTTCGAAATAACCATAAAGCTGTAAGAACAAAAGATTCAAGATCCAGATCACCCCATTTGGATGATTGTTCAAAGGCTGATCACAGAGTTAAAAGTGATGTTCATAAAGATGTACATCCTACCACTTTACAGCCAAAcgtggaagaggaaggaaaatcaaATTCTGAAGCACAGAATCCTTTACACTTGTCTACTGGTGTTGAAAAACATTGTACTAACAATGTCTGGTCACGTTCTCATCACCAGGTTGGCGAAGGCAAAACAAATGAGGATAATCGAAGAGTGAAGAATGGCATTAGACATAGCCATTGTAGCAGAGGAACTGACAGACCACAGAAAGATTTGAATACCAGCTGTAGTGACAGTGAACCAAGGGACAAAGAGGCTAATTCCAGACTACAAGGAAACCCTGAGAAACGTGGAAGCAGTGAAGGAAAGGCTGAGAGCAAAAGTTCAGAGATTAAAAGTAGCACTGGTTTGGGATATAAAAGTGAGCGCAGTGCCTCTTCTTGGGAAAAAGAGACTTCTAGAGAAAGGTCACACACTCGAGTGGAatctcaaaatgacaaaaatctaGACAGACAAAATGAGAGATTACACAATATGCACAGAAAAGAGCTTCAGTCTCAggacaaagcagaaagaaaaggtgaTGTGAAGTTTAAACCAGGAGAGGACCAGGGGCACCGGGGACGAGTGGAGCGGGCGTTGCCCCCTCATTCCAAGAATGACACGAAATATGGCTTTAGTAAATATCAtccagaagagaggaggggaagagaagattGTAAAAGAGATAGAGGGATGAGCAGTCATGGCTTTCAAGATAGAAGATGTTCTTCTTCTCTTTCGAGCAACAGAAGTAGCAAATACATGCACTCCAAGGAAGCCAGTGTTTCACACCAGTGGGAAAATACATCTTTCAAAGCAGAAAGACATAGGACTGAggacaggaggaaaagagaacgagaaaaagaagaaagtaggcacgtgaaaaatgacaaaaaatcaCCTACAGAATATTTGCAAAGGACTAATAAAGAAGCTAAGAAAAGCACTACTGATTTAAAGAGACAGACTGAGCCAAAAAATGGTAAAGGTGAAGTTTCTAATGATGAGGTTTCTAAAGGAACAGGCAATAAAGAATGTACAAGGAAAGTTGAGAGAGGACCAAATGAAGTAAAAAGCAAAGACTTAAAGTTAAGTTTCATGGAAAAATTGAACTTAACTCTTTCTCCTGCTAAAAAGCAGCCTGTTTGTCAAGATAACCAGCATCAAATAACTGGTGTTCCCAAGCCTAATGGCATGTGTGACTCACAATCCTCAGAGAAGACTGAAACAGTGGCATGTCTTCCCTCTGTCAGTAAACTTAGTACAGAGGAAACCAAGTCAGAGTTACCAAAGGAGGCTCTTCCAGCAACATCTGAACTCAGGATCAGCactgcagaaaacaaaatgaaggaagaaaatagatTGTTAGTGAAATCTGTTGAGAACACTGTGCCTTGTGAAATGCTTGTTTGTGACACGGAAATTTCCTTCCCAGCCTCTGCAGAGATAGAACAAACAAGACCCTTGCTTCCATCAATGGAAGGGGAAGAGGCGGGTGGTGGTGCAAGGGCCTCAGCTTCTGTGGTGATTGACATATTACCAGGACATGCTTCTGAAGACTTAGGCCGAGAATTGAAGACCATAGGACATAATGATTTGGATTCTTGTGATATTTCTGAAGGTGTAAAAATGAAGGTGGTTCTTTCACCAAAAGCAGCTGTAGCCAGTGAGAGCCTTCTGCAACCTTTGGTTGAAGAATCTGGCATTACACTAGTAAACTGTTTGGGAGACAATAATCCTAAACTTGAATCTTCTCTTGAAGATATACCTATGGTTGAGAATAAACCTTGTCCTTTGGATCCTTGTTTACCTAAAGAGACTTTTGTACCTTCACCACAGAAGACTGAGTTGATGGaccacaaaatagaaactggAGAATCAAATTCAATATATCAAGATGATGATAACTCCGTTTTAAGCATTGACTTTAATCATCTGAGACCTATTCCAGAAGCCATCAGCCCTTTGAATAGTCCAGTGAGACCGGTAGCAAAAGTTCTTAGCATGGAGACCCCTTGTGTAACTTCACAGTATGATAACAGTCATAAAG ATGAGTTTCCCTCCAATTCAACTCATTCTACCTTCAAGAATCTGTCtgatctaaataaagaaaataaaaaaccagtTCCCAAATTTGACAAATGTTCAGAAGCAGACTCTCGTAAGAATGTATCCTTAGATGAATTAGAAGACGGTGAGATTAGAAGTGATGATGAAAAGTCTGTAGCACAGAAACACTTGGAAAAGAGTGCAAGACCTAGAACTTCTGCTGAGGTGCAGTTGGGTAAAAGCAGCCCAGGAAACAGGAGGAGCACTGCACATGTACATAAGGACCACAAACGGACTGTTGTAAAACTCTCTCAGGACAGCATCACATCTGGTAAAAGACCAAATGAATCTAGGTCCTCAGGCactgaaagaaaaagtaaaacagtGAGTGTCTCCAGCTTGGAAAAGATCCTTCCACTTATTCTTGTACCCTCTTCTGTATGGGATGTTATGCATATGTTATGGATGCTAGGAAAACATGTAAGGAAAAGTTACATGAAATTCAAGATGAAATTTTCATTAAGACAATTTCATAGAATTATTGAGTCAGCAATTTCGACTTTCACATCCCTAATTAAATACCTTGACTTGTCCAAGATCTGTAAATCAGTAAGTACTGTACAAAAGAGTCTTTGTGAGGTTATAGAATCTAACCTTAAACAGGTGAAGAAGAATGGAATAGTCGACCGCTTATTTGAACAGCAACAAccagatatgaaaagaaaattgtGGAAGTTTGTAGATGAACAACTTGATTATTTGTTTGAAAAGCTTAAGAAAATCTTAGTAAAGTTTTGTGATTCTGTAAACTTTGGAAGTGACAATAGTGAAGGAAAACTtggaaaaaaatataaacagagaaCCCAACATTCAAATTGTCATAAGGGGAATATAATTAACagcaaagaaatacagagagaaaaagtgCTAAAATCAGAAAATACTGTGAATTTTAAATCTTCACTGAGATGtgaaaattttgaagaaaaacatCAAGACCAAAATAATACCAGTAGTAGTACAGTAAAGCATGATGTAAAAAGAAGTTTAAGCACTTGTCCTGATAACACAAAGAACTCTGAATGTAAAGAACAGTTTTTGGAAGTGAACTGCCCAAGCACCCCCAAACCAgggaaaaatgaaggaaataccATGGAAGAGACACATGTGTTACAGCATGCAGGTGCTAAGCCAGAGCGGAGCTTTGAGATCCTTACTGAGCAGCAGGCATCCAGCCTTACTTTTAACTTAGTGAGTGATGCACAGATGGgtgaaatatttaaaagtttgcTGCAAGGTTCTGATCTGTTGGACACTGGTGTTAATGGTACTGAAAAGACAGAGTGGGAATTAAAGACTCCAGAGAAGCAGCTGCTTGAGAGTCTCAAGTGTGAATCTGCACCAGCTTGTACAACAGAAGAGCTGGTTTCAGAAGGGGCTTCTCCATGCCCAAAGGTGATCAGTGATGATAATTGGTCTTTATTATCATCTGAGAAGGGTCCATCTCTATCTTCAGGGCTTTCACTGCCAGTTCATCCTGATGTATTAGATGAAAGTTGTATGTTTGAAGTATCTTCTAACCTAGCTTTAAGTAAAGATAGTGTATACAGCTCAGAAAAGAGTAAACCCTGCATCTCTTCCATACTCTTAGAAGATCTTGCAGTCTCTCTAACAGTACCGTCACCTCTGAAGTCAgatggccatttgagtttcttaaaACCTGAAGTTTTGTCAACTTCAACTCCTGAAGAAGTTATTAGTGCACATTTTAGTGAAGATGCTTTGCTTGAGGAAGAAGATGCATCTGAACAGGACATCCATCTAGCTCTGGAATCTGATAACTCAAGCAGTAAGTCAAGCTGTTCATCATGGACAAGCCGGTCTGTTGCTCCAGGCTTTCAGTACCACCCTAATCTGCCTATGCATGCTGTCATAATGGAAAAGTCCAATGATCATTTCATTGTGAAAATACGGCGTGCAGCACCATCTACCTCCCCTAGCCTTAAACATGGTATGATAGCTGAGGAGTCATTGACATCTTTGCCTAGAATTGAAAAGGAAGCTGATGTGGCAACAGAGAAAGAACCTACTCCATTTCAGAATACAGTTTTTAAGTCTGTCGAGGACTTGGACAATTGTGACAAAAATGTTGATAACAGCAAACCAACTCATGAAGAACAGAACTCTATAGTACAAACACAGGTTCCTGATATATATGAATTTCTTAAAGATGCTTCAAGTAAGGTAGGGCATTGTGATCAAGTGGTTGATGATTGTTTCAAGTTGCATGAAGTATGGGAACCAAAAGTTTCTGAGAACATTCAAGAATTGCCTTCAATGGAAAAAATCCCACTTTCAGCTGATAATCTTCCTGATACACACATAGATCTAACAAAAGATTCAGCCACTGAGACTAAAAACTTGGGGGAGCTAATGGAAGTAACAGTTTTAGATATTGACCACTTGGAATGTTCTGGAACCAACTTAGATCAAGATGCACAGCTAATTGGTAGTTCTTTACAGCCTGATACTATAGATGCTTTTATTGATTTGACACATGATACTTCAAATGAGGGTAAAAATGAAGGTAGTGAACCTGTGTTAGCTGGTGAAGGCTTGGAATGCCAGGTAATATGTATAGATGAGGATAACCCCAAAGAAGCAAAGATGGAACGGGCAAGCAGTCCTGCAGAATGCTTTGTTGAAGAAACATGTATTGATTTGACCCCAGAGTCTCCTGGCTCATGTGAAATAAAGAGACATGCTTTAAAATCAGAGCCACCATCAAATTTGAATTGCTTAGAGTTGCCTGGGACTCTGggtaattttcaaaagaagagaaaaaacagtCCTGTTTTGAATCACTCttctcagaaaaaacaaagaaaggaaacagacttAAACAGTAATGAAAAGACTAAGAGACTTTCTCAGAATTCTGATAGAACTGGTGATGCTCAcagaaagcaagccagcaagaAAAGGGAATCTGCAGTAAATGACAACACATCCTTGTCACCAGAGGCCAGCCTAGGGGTGAAGGGTTCAGCAACAGCACTTGCTACTTTTCCAACAAGTCTTTCTGCAAAGAATGTTAtcaaaaagaagggagaaattatAGTTTCATGGACAAG AAATGATGACCGAGAAATTTTACTGGAATGTCAGAAAAGAATGCCATCCCTGAAAACTTTTACATATTTAGCTGTCAAGCTGAATAAAAATCCAAATCAG gttTCAGAGAGGTTCCAGCAGCTGAAGAAGCTCTTTGAGAAGTCAAAATGCAG ATGA